The Panicum hallii strain FIL2 chromosome 9, PHallii_v3.1, whole genome shotgun sequence genome has a window encoding:
- the LOC112875926 gene encoding protein JASON-like isoform X1: protein MMGCLFGCFRASGDGGEVKGGGDGGLLVPPSLAPATSYKDAAARRTRQPSRNALSAVFQREDEGAAAEQTASSWADQSDWRKGMDQELEPQAIIQENYGALQETTNETQRAPKNADSVHQKETHSGCLPAMSDDVHFMEALKVENCETPRSHQSSTVPDAMSSSKTNDELQSSATSLATNVEELMNGSITEACAQDEEHQTLDPAKDLEECGVSKEDFLHPGQSEEDPKCAKNDNVVAMEISISDEYSLFQSSEDSISSSNKIRDSVTTPSMEKSLETEATIHGTRKKVLKNNDSELELPSLSHWLKPPNPKKPFRDEALTGNRSHSAKSSDEDRPIIGMVAAHWKDKEPVNCTPKWFDGNGIPNSTNKYKEDQKVSWHATPFEERLEKALSEEKILSERNCSSGKTSQFLGVEDEESDTAESNRLYATAYA, encoded by the exons ATGATGGGGTGCCTGTTCGGCTGCTTCCGCGcgtccggcgacggcggcgaggtgaagggcggaggcgacggcggccTGCTCGTGCCTCCGTCCCTGGCCCCAGCGACGAGCTACAAG GATGCTGcggcgaggaggacgaggcagCCGTCGAGGAACGCGCTCTCCGCCGTGTTCCAGCGAGAAG ATGAGGGAGCAGCTGCGGAGCAGACAGCGAGCTCGTGGGCCGACCAGAGCGATTGGAGGAAGGGGATGGATCAGGAGCTTGAACCTCAG GCTATTATCCAAGAGAATTATGGTGCATTGCAGGAAACTACAAATGAAACCCAAAGAGCGCCCAAGAATGCGGATTCAGTCCATCAGAAGGAAACACATTCAGGATGTCTTCCTGCCATGTCTGATGATGTGCATTTCATGGAAGCCCTGAAGGTTGAGAACTGTGAAACTCCTAGGTCTCATCAGAGCTCTACTGTACCAGATGCAATGAG TTCTTCAAAAACAAATGATGAGTTGCAGTCTTCAGCTACTTCCCTTGCAACTAATGTGGAAGAGTTGATGAATGGGAGCATTACTGAAGCTTGTGCGCAGGATGAAGAACACCAAACTTTAGATCCTGCCAAGGATCTTGAAGAATGTGGGGTATCAAAAGAAGATTTCTTACATCCTGGACAATCGGAGGAGGATCCAAAGTGTGCAAAGAATGACAATGTGGTTGCCATGGAAATTTCAATATCTGATGAATATTCCCTTTTCCAGAGCTCCGAGGATTCTATATCATCCTCTAACAAGATAAGAGACAGCGTGACCACACCATCTATGGAGAAGTCCCTGGAAACTGAGGCAACTATTCATGGCACCAGAAAGAAGGTACTGAAGAACAATGATTCAGAGCTGGAGCTCCCAAGCTTGTCCCATTGGTTGAAGCCTCCAAATCCTAAGAAGCCATTCAGAGATGAGGCCTTGACAGGCAACAGGTCTCATTCAGCTAAGAGTTCAGATGAGGACAGGCCTATTATTGGAATGGTTGCAGCACACTGGAAAGATAAAGAGCCAGTAAATTGCACTCCTAAATGGTTTGATGGAAATGGCATCCCCAATTCAACAAATAAGTACAAAGAA GATCAAAAGGTGAGTTGGCATGCAACACCATTTGAGGAGAGGCTTGAGAAGGCTTTGTCTGAAGAGAAGATACTCTCTGAAAG GAACTGCTCGAGTGGAAAGACGTCTCAGTTTTTGGGAGTGGAAGACGAGGAGAGTGATACCGCTGAATCTAACCGTCTATATGCTACTGCTTATGCATGA
- the LOC112875926 gene encoding protein JASON-like isoform X2, with translation MMGCLFGCFRASGDGGEVKGGGDGGLLVPPSLAPATSYKDAAARRTRQPSRNALSAVFQREDEGAAAEQTASSWADQSDWRKGMDQELEPQETTNETQRAPKNADSVHQKETHSGCLPAMSDDVHFMEALKVENCETPRSHQSSTVPDAMSSSKTNDELQSSATSLATNVEELMNGSITEACAQDEEHQTLDPAKDLEECGVSKEDFLHPGQSEEDPKCAKNDNVVAMEISISDEYSLFQSSEDSISSSNKIRDSVTTPSMEKSLETEATIHGTRKKVLKNNDSELELPSLSHWLKPPNPKKPFRDEALTGNRSHSAKSSDEDRPIIGMVAAHWKDKEPVNCTPKWFDGNGIPNSTNKYKEDQKVSWHATPFEERLEKALSEEKILSERNCSSGKTSQFLGVEDEESDTAESNRLYATAYA, from the exons ATGATGGGGTGCCTGTTCGGCTGCTTCCGCGcgtccggcgacggcggcgaggtgaagggcggaggcgacggcggccTGCTCGTGCCTCCGTCCCTGGCCCCAGCGACGAGCTACAAG GATGCTGcggcgaggaggacgaggcagCCGTCGAGGAACGCGCTCTCCGCCGTGTTCCAGCGAGAAG ATGAGGGAGCAGCTGCGGAGCAGACAGCGAGCTCGTGGGCCGACCAGAGCGATTGGAGGAAGGGGATGGATCAGGAGCTTGAACCTCAG GAAACTACAAATGAAACCCAAAGAGCGCCCAAGAATGCGGATTCAGTCCATCAGAAGGAAACACATTCAGGATGTCTTCCTGCCATGTCTGATGATGTGCATTTCATGGAAGCCCTGAAGGTTGAGAACTGTGAAACTCCTAGGTCTCATCAGAGCTCTACTGTACCAGATGCAATGAG TTCTTCAAAAACAAATGATGAGTTGCAGTCTTCAGCTACTTCCCTTGCAACTAATGTGGAAGAGTTGATGAATGGGAGCATTACTGAAGCTTGTGCGCAGGATGAAGAACACCAAACTTTAGATCCTGCCAAGGATCTTGAAGAATGTGGGGTATCAAAAGAAGATTTCTTACATCCTGGACAATCGGAGGAGGATCCAAAGTGTGCAAAGAATGACAATGTGGTTGCCATGGAAATTTCAATATCTGATGAATATTCCCTTTTCCAGAGCTCCGAGGATTCTATATCATCCTCTAACAAGATAAGAGACAGCGTGACCACACCATCTATGGAGAAGTCCCTGGAAACTGAGGCAACTATTCATGGCACCAGAAAGAAGGTACTGAAGAACAATGATTCAGAGCTGGAGCTCCCAAGCTTGTCCCATTGGTTGAAGCCTCCAAATCCTAAGAAGCCATTCAGAGATGAGGCCTTGACAGGCAACAGGTCTCATTCAGCTAAGAGTTCAGATGAGGACAGGCCTATTATTGGAATGGTTGCAGCACACTGGAAAGATAAAGAGCCAGTAAATTGCACTCCTAAATGGTTTGATGGAAATGGCATCCCCAATTCAACAAATAAGTACAAAGAA GATCAAAAGGTGAGTTGGCATGCAACACCATTTGAGGAGAGGCTTGAGAAGGCTTTGTCTGAAGAGAAGATACTCTCTGAAAG GAACTGCTCGAGTGGAAAGACGTCTCAGTTTTTGGGAGTGGAAGACGAGGAGAGTGATACCGCTGAATCTAACCGTCTATATGCTACTGCTTATGCATGA